The Nocardioides sp. cx-173 genome segment GCGCGTCAGCGCCTCCGCGATGACCGGCTCCTCGGCCTCGTACGACTGGATCGACTGCTGCCGTACGCCGTGGGCGACCACCTCCCAGCCGCGCGCCTCGACCAGGTCGGCGACCTGGGGGTAGTGATCGATGACGTCGGCGTTGAGCGCGACCGTGACCGCGCTGCCGAGCGGCGCGAGCGCCTCCGCGAGCCGCGGCAGCCCCGCGCGCAGGCCGTAGAGCACCCACGAGTGGTTGGCGACGTCCGGGACGACCGTGAGCCCGCCGGGTGCCGGCAGCGCTGCCCGCGGCATCGGCCGGTCGAGGGTCCAGTGCTCGAGGTTGACCACGACGTTCACGAGGACCGAGGCCCCGTCGAGCGGCTCCAACCGCTGTGCCTCGGAGGAGAGGGCGAACGGCGCCGGGGGCCTGCGCTCACTCATGCGATCTCCTGGGCGAGGGCCAGCAGCAGCTCGTCGTCGCCGGCCAGGCCGAGCAGGGAGGTGCCGATCGGCGCCGTCGTGCCGGCGGTCCGGTGCACCACGGTGCCGGTGGGCAGTGAGAGCTGGGGCACGCCGGCCAGGGAGGCCGGCACGACGAAAGCAAGGTTGCGGTCGCGGTAGGCGATCAGGTCGGCATGCGGCAGGTCGCGCAGCGGCGCCGCGTCCACCGTGGTCGGCAGCACGGCGAGCCCGTCGTCGAGCAGCGCCGTCAGTCGCTCCACCAGCAGCACCTGCTGGGCCTCGGCGGCGCGCACCTCGGCGTCGGTGACGTCCGCGGCCGCGAGGATGCGCTCGCGGATGCCCTCCCCGAGCTCGGGCTCGTCGCGCAGCACCCACTCCCCGTTGCTCTCCCAGACCTGGCGGCTCATCAGCGGCCAGAAGACGGGTAGCAGCTCGGAGGGCAGGGGGGAGACGAGCAGCGGCTCCTCCACCAGGGGCAGGCCGAGGCGGTCGGCCCAGGCCGCCGCCACCTGCCGTACGTGGGCGGCCACGTCGGGAGTCGCCAGGTCGAGCAGGTCGGTGAGCAGCACCAGGCGGCGCACGTCATCGCGTCCCCGCCCCGCCGCGTCGTGGGCGAGCACCCCGAACGCCGCCGCCACCGGGCCGAGCGTGCGCGCGAGCAGGCTGACGGTGTCGAAGCGCGGCGCCATCGGACGGACCCCGGCGGTGTCGATGCGCCCGTGCGTCGGCCGGAGCCCGACCAGCCCGCAGAACGACGCGGGCGAGCGGATCGACCCGCCCGTGTCGGTGCCGAGCCCCAGGTCGGCGTCGCCGGCGGCGACGGCGCTCGCCGATCCGCTCGAGGACCCTCCGGGCACCCGGTCGGGCGCGGCGGGGTTCTCCGGCGTGCCGAAGTGGCTGTTGACGCCGAACATGCCCATCGCGAGCTCGTCGGTCGCGCTCTTGCCGACGACACTCGCGCCGGCGCCGAGCACCCTGGCGACGGCGGCGGCGTGCCGGGTCGCCGGGGCTGCCGCCGCCAGGGTGGGGTTGCCGGCCGCGGTGACCCGACCGGCCACGTCGTAGAGGTCCTTGACGACGACCCGCACGTCGTCCAGCGGCCCGTGGGACGTGGGCCGCAGGCGCACGTCGCCGTCAGGTGCGAGTGCCCCGGTCACAGCCCGTAGGTCCCCAGGAAGTCGCCGACGAGAGCCTCGGTCTCGGCGAAGGGGTAGAAGCGGTGCGCCTGGGCCCGGACGACGGCCGCGTTGCCGGAGTAGAAGCGCTCGTACTGGACGTGGCGCCCCGCGAACTCCGAGCCGACGAGGTCCCACGCGAGCTTGAAGAGCTTCACCCTCTCCCGGACCGGCAGGTGGTCGGAGCCCATGACGACGTCCATCCCCTCGGCCGCGACCGGGTCCTCGAAGTCGCGCACGGAGGACGGCACCTGGATCACGCCACCACCGGCGAGCTCGCCGAGCAGCTTCACCGCTCGGGGGTAGACCTCGGTCTGCATGCCGAGGGCCGCGTAGAGGTACTTGCCGGCCGGTCGGAGCACGCCGTGCTCATCGGGCTCGGCGAAGGCGTGCGCCGACTCCGTGAGGGCCTCGCAGACGGTCTGGATCATGGAGATCTCGGCGAGCTGGCCCTTGATGGCCATGTCGGTGTCGCGCCCGTTGGCCTTGGCGACCAGGCTCGCGACGCCCGTGAGGAAGCGCAGCTTCGCCGTGAGCCGGACGATCGACTGGAGGTTGCCGATCTGGTGCGCGGCGGTGCCGAAGAACTGGCTGTTGACCACCTGCACGCTGCCCGCGGCGAACACCGACTCCCACGGCACCAGGACCCGGTCGAAGACCACCATCGCGTCGGTCTCGTCGTAGCGGTTGGAGAGCGGGTAGTCGAAGACCTCGCCCGCGGTGGCGTAGGGCCTGCGGCAGAGCAGCCGTAGGCCCGGCGTCCCGATGGGCACGACGAAGGACAGCGCCCGCGCCGTCTCCTCGGGCGCGAGCGGCCGGATGCTCGTCACGAAGATCGCGTCGGCCACGGCCGCGCCGGTGCCGAGCATCTGGGCGCCGTCGACCACGATGCCCAGGTCGTTCTCCTCGACCAGGACGACCGGCCGCACCCGGCTGGTCGGGTCGTTGGGGTTCTGCTGCGGCGGCACGATCGAGTTCGTCACCCACAGCCCTTCGGCCGCCGCCTTGTCGTGGTAGGCGAGGACGCTCTTGCCGAGCTGGTGGGTGTCGGTGTCGAAGAGCTCAGGGCGCGAGGAGAAGCCGGCGAGCAGGCCGGAGACGTGGTCCGGCCCGCGGCCGATGAACCCGTGGGTCAGCCTGGACCACTCCTCCAGGGTGGCCTTGCGGCGCTCGTGCTGCTCCCGGGTCCGCGGCACCGTGAAGATCGCGAGCCGGCCCGTTTCGGGGTCGACGAGCGGCGAGCCGGGCAGGCACGAGGCGTCGTAGACGGCCGCCATGGTCTGCACGACCCCGGCGAACGCCGGGTGCTCGGCCAC includes the following:
- a CDS encoding amidase family protein; this encodes MTGALAPDGDVRLRPTSHGPLDDVRVVVKDLYDVAGRVTAAGNPTLAAAAPATRHAAAVARVLGAGASVVGKSATDELAMGMFGVNSHFGTPENPAAPDRVPGGSSSGSASAVAAGDADLGLGTDTGGSIRSPASFCGLVGLRPTHGRIDTAGVRPMAPRFDTVSLLARTLGPVAAAFGVLAHDAAGRGRDDVRRLVLLTDLLDLATPDVAAHVRQVAAAWADRLGLPLVEEPLLVSPLPSELLPVFWPLMSRQVWESNGEWVLRDEPELGEGIRERILAAADVTDAEVRAAEAQQVLLVERLTALLDDGLAVLPTTVDAAPLRDLPHADLIAYRDRNLAFVVPASLAGVPQLSLPTGTVVHRTAGTTAPIGTSLLGLAGDDELLLALAQEIA
- a CDS encoding 4-hydroxyphenylacetate 3-hydroxylase family protein, whose protein sequence is MRTGADYTAALDDGRSVYVDGELVANVAEHPAFAGVVQTMAAVYDASCLPGSPLVDPETGRLAIFTVPRTREQHERRKATLEEWSRLTHGFIGRGPDHVSGLLAGFSSRPELFDTDTHQLGKSVLAYHDKAAAEGLWVTNSIVPPQQNPNDPTSRVRPVVLVEENDLGIVVDGAQMLGTGAAVADAIFVTSIRPLAPEETARALSFVVPIGTPGLRLLCRRPYATAGEVFDYPLSNRYDETDAMVVFDRVLVPWESVFAAGSVQVVNSQFFGTAAHQIGNLQSIVRLTAKLRFLTGVASLVAKANGRDTDMAIKGQLAEISMIQTVCEALTESAHAFAEPDEHGVLRPAGKYLYAALGMQTEVYPRAVKLLGELAGGGVIQVPSSVRDFEDPVAAEGMDVVMGSDHLPVRERVKLFKLAWDLVGSEFAGRHVQYERFYSGNAAVVRAQAHRFYPFAETEALVGDFLGTYGL